A window of Micromonospora sp. WMMC415 genomic DNA:
TGCTGGCGCTGGTCTTCGTGGTCGTCGCACTGGTACGTGACACGCAGAGTGAGGCGGGCATCGGCGGCGGCTGCCCGGAGGGCTGGCCGCGCGCGGACGTGACCCTGCGAGAGCGCAAGGACGTGAAGATCAACGTCCTCAACGGCACGGATCAGCCCGGCCTCGCCAACAAGGTCGCCGACGAGTTCCGCAACCGGCAGTTCCAGGTCAAGAAGACCGGCACCGGGAAGCAGATCGAGGACATCGCGGTCCTGCGGTACGGCCCGAAGGGTGTCGGTTCGGCGCACCTGCTGCGCGCGTACTTCCTGGACAACGCCGAGTCCGAGTACGACCCGAAGCGTACGGACGACACCGTCGACGTGGTGCTCGGCAGCGCCTTCCAGCAGCTGGCCACCACCACCGAGGTCAACCAGTCCCTGGGCGACCTCGGCTCGCCGGTGGCGCCGCCGGGTTCCTGCCCGATGCAGCAGAAGTGAGCTCCGGCACCGGCCGGCCGAGGCCGGCCGGCCGGCGTCAGGGGCCGCCGGCGGCGTCGAGGTCCGCCAGCCGGTCGTGCAGGGGCCCGAAGAGAGCCGGTGGCGCGGCGACGACCATGTCCGGCCCGGCCGCCGCGCCGCCCAGCCCGGCGACCCGCAGCCCCGCCTCGGTGGCCACCAGACCGCCGGCCGCGAGGTCCCAGGCGGCAAGCCCCTTCTCGTAGTACGCGTCGACCCGCCCCTCGGCGGCGAAGCAGAGGTCGATGGCGGCCGCACCGAGGCGGCGGATGTCGCGGACGTGCGGGATCAGCTCCGCCACCACCCGGGCCTGGTGGGCGCGGCGCTTCGGGTCGTAGCCGAAGCCGGTGGCGACCAGGGTCTGGCCGAGTTCGGTCTCGGCTGAGCAGCGCAGCCGCCGACCGTCGCGCCAGGCGCCGCCGCCGACCGTCGCCGTCCACTCCTCACCGGTGCTGATGTTGCGCACCACCCCGGCGACCACCGTGCCGTTCACCTCGGCGGCCAGCGACACGGCGCTGTGCCGGAGCCCGTACAGGTAGTTGACGGTGCCGTCGATCGGATCGATGATCCACCGCACCCCACTGCCTCCCTCGGCGGCCGCACCTTCCCCGTACTCCTCGCCGAGCACCTGGTCCTGCGGACGGAGCGTGGCCAGCGCATCGAGGACCTGTCGCTCGACCGCCCGGTCGGCAGCGGTGACGACGTCGGTGGCGGTGGTCTTGGTCGCGGCGACCGACACCCCCTCGGCGCGCATTCGGGACGCGGTGTCCGCCGCATTCCGCGCCACGTCGACGGCGATCGTGAGCAGTTCCTTCGGTGTCGGCACTGAACTAGTCAAACTTCCCCCTGCCCGCACACACGGGTGCGCGCGAATTGATGAGGACCAGCACGGAATCGTCTCCGCCGTCTCAGCGTCGCTCATCCTACGGTGCGGCCGAAGACTGGTCCGGCGAGAGCCGGACGACGCCAACGGGACTGGGGGCGCGCGTGCCTGTCAGCGGCGGCGCCAACGCGGACCGGCCACGGCCAATCGTCCACGGCCCCCACTTCTCCCGCCTCCACGCACCGTGACCACCGGCCGCGCACCAGCCGGACGCGTTCGCACCAACCGAATCTGAACTTGTGACCACAACTCAAAGCCGGGATGAAATGAACGGGTACGGCAACCAGACGAAGATCTACGGCGAGGTGTGGTTCAACACCTGCTGCATTCCGCAGCGCAACGCCTTCACCGTCAAGGACCGGTACAGCGACGGCACTCGGATCAAGGTTTACTGGAGCGGCGCAAGGTATGGCAGTTACACCTTGCCGGACGGCGCGGGACGCGAGACGACCTTCAGCATCGAACCCAACAACGTCACGCGCGCCGTTATTCACTGGAAGGCCTGCACTCTGGCAGCGGTGGCGTTGAATGGTGCAACCCCCTCATGAACGATTACATCGACTGAGGCTCGGTAATCTGTCTGCTCGACCTAATTTCAAACAAACTGACGCATTGACTCGGCGTGGCCGCTCCGTGAACGGCGATAGTGGCCGCGCCGACGCGTCGCACCAAATGAGGGCGGTCGACGCGGTGCGATCGTCACGAATATCCGACGACAGTCGCGCCTGCCAAACCGGGGATCCCACCGCGTCCGGCGCGTGTCGAAATGCGCGTGCGGAGAGCGTTCGCGCGAAAGTGCCGCAGGATTCCGGCGCGACACCGGAGTCGACAGACCGGCCCCTGATTGTTGTCCCGGCAGGCGTCGTCCACGTGCCGGCCGTTACGGCCGGGCTGTGACGTTGGTCGCGCCGACCGTCCCCGGCGACTGGGCCGATCCGGGACCGGGCAGCAAGGCAGGACCGCACGCACCGGGGCGGAGCCCGCTCGTCGCCTCGCTGATCCACCTCTGCGGCGGCGTGGGCCACGCGGGTCGACAGGTCGTCGCCGGGTGCGGGGTCCCTGGCGCGGCGTCTCGCCTCGGGGTGGATTTCCGCTTTATGTGCGGATCGCATCCTTACCCACGCGCTGTCTGCACCGAATCGGCCACTTTCGCGGCCGGTACACCGTGCGCCGCCGGATGATCGCCGTGGACGGCGTTACAATTCACCCTGCCCACGCGCCACGGACCGCCAGCGACCGGCCGGCCCGGGACACGGGGGTCCCTCAACGACATCGCCCGGCACAAGCGCTCCGCCTCGCGCCGGACGACCCGGCCGTGCTCGCTCTTCGCCTCCGGAAGGTCATTCGTGACAGAACCCCGCCAGACCGGCGCCGACGTTCGCTCGCTCACCGACACCCTGATCGCGCACGCGCAGAGCGCCGGCGGTCAGCTCACGTCGGCCCAGCTCGCGCGCACCGTCGAGTCCGCCGAGGTGACTCCGGCCCAGGCCAAGAAGATCCTGCGGGCGCTCTCCGAGGCGGGAGTGACCGTCGTGGTCGACGGCTCGGCCACCACCGCACCCCGCCGCCGGGTGGCGGCCGCACGTTCGGCCACCCCGGCGTCCCGGGCGACGACCGCCAAGACCACGAAGAAGGCCGCCGCTCCCGCGCCGAAGCAGGCGCCCGCCGCCGACGAGGCCCCGGCCCCGGCACCGCGGAAGGCCACCGCCCGCAAGGCCACCGGCACCACCGCCGAGGTGGCCGCCAAGGCGGCGGCGCCGGCCAGGAAGGCCACCCGGGCCACCAAGGCGACGGTGGCCGAGGCCGGCCCGGCGAAGGCCGCCACCAAGGCCAAGGGCGAGACCGACGCCGAGGGCGAGATCGATCCGGAGGAACTGGCCGCCGAGATCGAGGACGTCGTCGTCGACGAGCCGGCCGAGCTGACCCAGGCCGCCGAGACCGACGCGGCCAACTCCGCCAACGACAACGACTTCGAATGGGACGACGAGGAGTCCGAGGCGCTCAAGCAGGCGCGCCGCGACGCCGAGCTGACGGCGTCCGCCGACTCCGTCCGGGCGTACCTGAAGCAGATCGGTAAGGTCCCGCTGCTCAACGCGGAGCAGGAGGTCGAGCTCGCCAAGCGGATCGAGGCCGGCCTCTACGCGGCCGAGCGGCTGCGCGCCGCCGACGAGGGCGAGGAGAAGCTCAACCGCGAGATGCAGCGCGACCTGCTGTGGATCTCGCGGGACGGTGAGCGCGCGAAGAACCACCTCCTCGAGGCCAACCTGCGCCTGGTGGTGTCGCTCGCGAAGCGGTACACGGGCCGCGGCATGGCCTTCCTCGACCTGATCCAGGAGGGCAACCTCGGCCTGATCCGCGCGGTCGAGAAGTTCGAC
This region includes:
- a CDS encoding LytR C-terminal domain-containing protein, producing MRALVVVGLLGVLALVFVVVALVRDTQSEAGIGGGCPEGWPRADVTLRERKDVKINVLNGTDQPGLANKVADEFRNRQFQVKKTGTGKQIEDIAVLRYGPKGVGSAHLLRAYFLDNAESEYDPKRTDDTVDVVLGSAFQQLATTTEVNQSLGDLGSPVAPPGSCPMQQK
- a CDS encoding inositol monophosphatase family protein gives rise to the protein MTSSVPTPKELLTIAVDVARNAADTASRMRAEGVSVAATKTTATDVVTAADRAVERQVLDALATLRPQDQVLGEEYGEGAAAEGGSGVRWIIDPIDGTVNYLYGLRHSAVSLAAEVNGTVVAGVVRNISTGEEWTATVGGGAWRDGRRLRCSAETELGQTLVATGFGYDPKRRAHQARVVAELIPHVRDIRRLGAAAIDLCFAAEGRVDAYYEKGLAAWDLAAGGLVATEAGLRVAGLGGAAAGPDMVVAAPPALFGPLHDRLADLDAAGGP
- a CDS encoding RNA polymerase sigma factor; its protein translation is MTEPRQTGADVRSLTDTLIAHAQSAGGQLTSAQLARTVESAEVTPAQAKKILRALSEAGVTVVVDGSATTAPRRRVAAARSATPASRATTAKTTKKAAAPAPKQAPAADEAPAPAPRKATARKATGTTAEVAAKAAAPARKATRATKATVAEAGPAKAATKAKGETDAEGEIDPEELAAEIEDVVVDEPAELTQAAETDAANSANDNDFEWDDEESEALKQARRDAELTASADSVRAYLKQIGKVPLLNAEQEVELAKRIEAGLYAAERLRAADEGEEKLNREMQRDLLWISRDGERAKNHLLEANLRLVVSLAKRYTGRGMAFLDLIQEGNLGLIRAVEKFDYTKGYKFSTYATWWIRQAITRAMADQARTIRIPVHMVEVINKLGRIQRELLQDLGREPTPEELAKEMDITPEKVLEIQQYAREPISLDQTIGDEGDSQLGDFIEDSEAVVAVDAVSFSLLQDQLQQVLQTLSEREAGVVRLRFGLTDGQPRTLDEIGQVYGVTRERIRQIESKTMSKLRHPSRSQVLRDYLD